Proteins co-encoded in one Halorussus lipolyticus genomic window:
- a CDS encoding P-loop NTPase — translation MILAVAGGKGGVGKSTVALNLGAELDAVVVDADLAMADLSGRRGPDLHDVLAGRADPLEAVCEDGPVVLLPCGRTLAGARAGDVAGLVGAVEEVESAYDHVVIDCPAGMAADAGMPLLAADAVVLVAAPEEFALADALRTRELARELDAGLSAVALNRTAGESPPTERVRRALGAPVVAIPDDERVRRAQRHGSPVAGIAPESHPARRFGELAEEVSRCLGRRVGQFRRS, via the coding sequence GTGATTCTGGCCGTCGCGGGCGGGAAGGGCGGCGTCGGCAAGTCCACCGTCGCGCTCAACCTCGGCGCGGAACTCGACGCCGTGGTCGTGGACGCCGACCTCGCCATGGCCGACCTCTCGGGGCGGCGCGGTCCCGACCTCCACGACGTGCTGGCCGGTCGGGCCGACCCCCTCGAAGCGGTCTGTGAGGACGGCCCGGTCGTCCTCCTCCCCTGCGGCCGGACCCTCGCCGGAGCGCGGGCCGGCGACGTGGCAGGTCTCGTCGGAGCGGTCGAGGAGGTCGAATCCGCCTACGACCACGTGGTCATCGACTGCCCGGCCGGGATGGCCGCCGACGCCGGGATGCCCCTGCTGGCGGCCGACGCTGTCGTGCTGGTCGCGGCCCCCGAGGAGTTCGCGCTGGCCGACGCCCTCCGGACCCGCGAGTTGGCCCGCGAACTCGACGCCGGACTGTCGGCGGTCGCGCTCAATCGAACCGCCGGTGAGAGTCCGCCGACCGAGCGAGTCCGCCGCGCCCTCGGTGCCCCGGTCGTGGCGATTCCCGACGACGAGCGAGTTCGGCGGGCACAGCGCCACGGTTCTCCGGTCGCCGGAATCGCGCCGGAGAGCCACCCCGCTCGGCGGTTCGGGGAACTCGCAGAAGAAGTCTCGCGGTGTCTCGGTCGGCGCGTCGGTCAGTTCCGCAGGTCCTGA